The genomic window AGTCATTCGACTTTATCGGTTGGTGTAATGGTGATCGATACCTTGTTGGAGGTTCTGAGAGGCAAAGAGGTGTTTCTTGCTGTTCAAGGCTGTGAACATATTAATAGAGCCTTGGTGATTGAGCGTGAGGTAGCTGAACATTTTGGGTTTGAGCTTGTGACGGTTGTTCCATCTTTACAAGCAGGCGGTGCAGCTGCAACCGCAGCCTATCGTTCCTTTTCAGATCCTGTAGTGGTTGAGCATATCACCGCTGTTGGTGGAATAGATATTGGTGATACGTCTATAGGTATGCATGTCAAGCATGTACAAATACCTGTTAGAACGAGCGTAAAGCAAATAGGAGCAGCACATACCACCTATTTGTCCTCTAGGCCGAAATTGATTGGCGGCCCTCGTGCAGTGTATGAATAGGGAGTAATGAAGCTTGTTGGTATGAAGAATAAAAAAATCTGGGAGGCAATGTTCCTTGAAAAGGTGAGTGTTCATCTTTTCAATAGAGCAAAGCTTCTCAGATTTTTTTATTAATATCAACGCTTTCTAAATACTTTAATATCAAAAATTGATGAGTCGAAGGTGATTTCAGCTTCATCGATCATTAGTCCAAGAAGATGGTAATCCTCTTCTTCATGATGGGTGATTCCTAACAACTCATCGTAGTAGGATTCGATACTGGGGTCTCTGGGTGTATTCAAAAGATTCAGTAAATGAAGAACATCCGAAGGCTCCTCATCAATTTTTCCCTGCATTTCAATATAAAATCCTTCTTCAGCGAAATCCAAACCGATTCGAATATCTTCTATATCATTGGAAAAGAAGTAGGTCAGCAGTTCATCAATAATTCTTTTTGCTTTTTCTCTTTCCTGCATGCTGATTCACCTTTCTAATTTGAAAAATATTATCAAGCAATGGTACCATGATTGCCGCGACAAATCCAGTAGAAAAACCATTGTTGTAAAGATTTAAACCACCGTGTAGGAAGCTGACATTTGTAACCAGAGCCATATGGAAAAATCCGGCGATCACACCATAAATTGGCCCATAGAAACCTGCGATTGGCGCAAGACTGGTTCCGAAAATTCCTGTCATAACAACAACGGTTTGATCTACTTGAAAAACTAAAGAAAGCTTAGCTGTCAGAAAAATGCCAACCAGTAAAGGAAAGCTATTTAATGGATGATTACCAAAAGCACTAAAACCGACTGCGGAAAGAATTGCACCAAGTATTGGTCCGTTTAGTGTCCCACCGCTGATCACCACATAAAGAAGCAATAAAAATCCCATCATCGCCATGTTCATCAAGGTTGGACCAACGGATGTGATCGAAATAAAGTCCGTAACCAGTTTTCCGGAGGTCTTACTGATAGCTTTTAGTCCTTTAAATGAGAAATGATTTAAAATAAAACCAGTGATAAACATGAGTGTAAACAGAAACGCCAGGAAAATCATTAACTTTCCATTTGAAGTGGTAGAGATGATATTTTGAGTTTCTACTTGTTTTCCGAACATCTTCAGACTACTTGTAAATAACATGGCGATTAATCCTGAAGTGAAGCCGATGTTGTAAAGTGAAAAGCCTTGATGGAAGATCAGTACATGAGATGCTAAAGGCGGTAAAATCATCCCTAAAAGAATGCCAATAGCGTAACTTAATGGAATACCGATTACTAATGGAAGAGACAAACCGAAAGTAATGTAGCTGATAATAGGAGAGAGGGCACTGCCAAACAAACTAACGACAATGACAGAAGAAAATGGTTTTTTGGCAATTCTGCAATAAAGATACCCGCCAATGATGATTGGAATGGAGTTGTACAGATTTTTCCCAAAAAAAGAACACCCTGAAACAGTGAAAAGAGCAGCTATTACAGGTCCTGTAATCAATAATTTGTGCCGCTTTGTGAGCAAAACACTTACCAACGTCAAAACACCACTATTGAAGAAAGCGCTATTAAAAGAACCCAGTTGAATATAGTCCGTCAGGAGATGACTGGGGGAGGTTAAGATATTAACGGTACCTGTCAGTAATTGAGGAAAAGGTCCGCTGAAAAGTCCAATGAGAATCAACAGAAGTGAATAAGAAATGAGAAGGATATAAGACAAACGGCCATTCTTTTCTCGAAATTTCTCCTTTTTTGTGTGAAGCAACGTGATGCTTTCGTTTTTTATCTCCAAAAAATCCCCCCTTGTGATATCTGTCTACTGTTAATATACCTATAATAGGCAGTTCTGGTCAATAAAAACTCGTTAAATTATCATGTTTTTTAATGAATTTCACAATTATTGAGAGAACTGCAAGGAGAGAACAGTGTAAAATGGAGATAAACGAACGTCAGGGGATGGATTATTCTATAACCGGAAAGGACACAGTATGGTAAGAAGAAAAGTATATACAAAAGACCAAATTCTGAAAGCTTCTTATAACATCGTCTTGAAAGAAGGGTTTTCAGGTATTACTGCCAGAAATGTTGCTGACAAGATGGGAATTTCTACACAACCGATTTATTTAGAGTTTAAAAATATGGAAGATTTGAAAGTTTCTTTACTATTATTGATATATGATGAGCTGGAAACTCAATATTACAATAGACACTCTGTAGGAGATCCAGTTATCGACATGGGATTGAATGTGATTGAGTTTGCGAAAAAAGACCGAAAATTATTCATGTATATGTACATTGATTCTCACGGATATGGCGAGATGTTACGAAAATTGTCTTACGAAAAATTGGAGAAGAACATACGAGAGGTGAAAAAATACCAAGACTTATCATGCGAGGTATTGGCAGATATCTATGAAAAGATTTGGATCACGGCTGCAGGAATAGCAACTTTGCTGGCCACAGAAACAATTATTATGAGCGAACTGGAAATAAATGAAGCGTTAAAAGAATCCATTCAGAAGTATTTTCCATAAGCAACAAAACACAGAGCCTATCGACTGCCGACACTCTATCCGAGTCTGTTAGTTGATAGGGCTTTTTTTATGAAAGGAGTTAGGAAATGACTTGTTTAAGTGAAGAGTTGTTGATCGAAGTAAACATTTTCTGTCAGAAAAAAACGGAACAGCAGGTAAACTCAATGTACGGTGTTCGAGATAGAAAAGGGTTGGCGAGCATTTCAGCATCGGTGGATCAAAGCGTCTTTGGCATTGATATCTATCCAACTGTCTTCAGTAAAGCGACTTTTTTATGGCGCTCGCTCACAAATTACCACTGCTTTTATAACGGAAATAAGCGCACGGCATTTGTTACAGCCTACCTTTTTTTATTGATGAATGATTTTCAGTTGCTCATTGATACACGAGTCTTTTATGAAGCCGCTCTAGCAATCGCTGCGGGAGAGATGGCAGATGAACAAATTGAAGAGCTGCTGCTGGCACAAGCTACCAAATGTAAAAGTGAAGTAAGGAATGACTTGGAATTTTCCAATGTGTTGGAAACAGTTTACGAGAAGGATGCTCACCTTAAAAAGCTGATTGAAGAACTTTCATTGACCTGATGATAAGAAGTGGATGGGCAAGAAGCGTTTGTTCAGGTATGGATACAGAAACATACTAAGATTAGTGGGTAAGATATTCGACGGAATAGCTTACCCACTATTTTCTATTTATAGCGTATAGTGGGAGTGAAAGGAAGCTCGGACATGACCTCGTGGACTTCGAGTCCGAAGTGCAAAATGAGCTCCTTCACTGACATTTTAGAATCTGGTTTAAGTATGTTGGGACTCCGAGTCCGTGTAAAGGAAAGTAGAATTGAAATGGTTCAGTGAAGGTCTTTCTATAAAAAGAGAAGGAGAGAAAAAACTATGTCATCTATTTTAGCTTTTGATGTATCAAAAGGAGAAAGTTACAAAGTACTCTATCAGGACAACTTTTGCTTATCTGAGGGAAAAGTAGTTCACAATCAAGAAGGATTTCAGCTGCTATTAGAGGAAATTCAGACCTTACCAGAGGTCCCTGAAATTGTTTTTGAAGCAACTGGTATCTACTCACGTCCCTTAGAAAAGTTTTGTCAGGATAATAAACTGACCTACTGCCTTCTAAATCCTTTAGAAGCAAAAAAACAGATGGAGGAAGGCTCGCTTCGTAGCTGGAAAACGGATAAATTTGATGCTCATAAACTGGCTCAAACTCATTGTAAAAATAGACGCCAACCAAAGCTACACCAACAAGCAATCTATCTCGAACTACGAGAACTTGCCCGCTTCTATCAGGAAATTGAGACGAAAATCAGTCATGTTCGTATGAATCTTCATAATGCTCTTCAATTGACTTTTCCTGAATTGGAACAGTTCTTTTCCAGCCGTATCACTCCCTATGCCTTATCCCTGATTGAATGTTTTCCACATCCTGCCTTCGTTCTCGCTTCCAGTCGAACAAAAATCAAAAATCGATTGATGAAAACAACGAGGAAACGAATTTCTGAAAATAGGGCTTGGCAGAAAGCTGACCAGATTTTCATTTACGCCTCAAACTCTTATCCAGCTGTTGAGTCCAATAGTGTTCTCTGTCAGAAAGTCATTTACTATGCCCAGCTTCTTCAGGACCTATTAGAACAGAAAAATAAATTGATGGAACAAATGATGAACGCTGCTCATCCTCTTGAAGAATTTGAGTTGTATCAGACGATTCCAGGAATTGGTGCGCCAACGGCTGCACTTCTGATTGGAGAATTAGGCGATATTCGATGTTTCTCTACATCAAACAAACTCAATGCATTTGTCGGGATTGATATCCGGCGGTTTCAATCTGGATCATATATAGGAAAGGATCATATCAATAAAAGAGGGAATCCAAAGGGGCGAAAGATTCTTTACTTTACTATTCGTAATATGATTCGACAACAACACGCCGCCTCCAATCATATCGTCGACTATTATTATAAATTAAAAAAGCAACCCCTTCCTAAAATGGAAAAGGTTGCCACAGTTGCCTGCATGAACAAGCTCCTGAAGTGTATGCATTCCATGGTTAGGAATCATACAAGGTACGCTTATGCGTATACGGCCTCCAACGACCAATAAGGACGAGTCCTTATTCTAAAATTATAGCACAAACTAGATGAAAAATTCAGAGATCCATCTAGTTTATTTAGTGTACTTTCAGATAGTTCTTCACTTCTTTAAAAACTATAAGGAATTTGTTTCCACTTTCCCCTTGACTAATCGTAGGAAAGAGGTTGTGACAGAAGTGGTCAGCTTCAAGCAATAAGGCGGAAATTCCGAAAATTGTCCCATAAATTTTTGTGAATTTTCGACTTATTGTCGAAAAAGCTGCTTCTGGAACACCGTTTATTCGGTTTAAAAGGTCTGAGGCATACTAATGTCTCAGACCCTTTGTATTATTTTGCTTCTTGCAAAATATTGATTTTTTCAATCTTGATATCTTCTGTTGGTTTATCACTTGCGTCTTTTTCAGCAGCTGCAATTTCGTCTACAACGTCCATTCCTTTGATGACTTGCCCAAAGACTGTGTGTGCACCATCTAAATGAGGTGTCCCACCGTTTTTATATGCATCAATGATATCTGCAGGATACTCATTTTTCAAAAGGCCGTCAGACATATCATCGGAGTTCTGAACGATGAAGAATTGACTGCCGTTTGTTCCTGGTCCGGCATTTGCCATTGATAGCGCACCACGTATATTATACAGTTGATTGCTGATTTCATCTTCAAACGGCTCGCCCCAAATACTTTCACCGCCTGTACCATTTCCTTCCGGATCGCCACCTTGAATCATGAAGTCATCGATGACACGATGGAAGACTAAGCCATCATAGTAGCCGTCTTTTGCATGCGTGATGAAGTTTTCCACTGTTTTTGGTGCAATTTCAGGGAATAGTTTGATTTCAATAGATCCTTTTGTTGTCACCATTTCAATCAAGTCTTCATTGTCAGCAACTTCTGTTGACAATTGAGGAAGCTCTAACGCGTTTAGGTCAACTGATTCTTTTGTTGTAGAACTTGAAGAATCTGCTGAGCTTGAAGATGAACTGTTTGTTTTTGAATTATCTCCACAAGCTGCAAGTAAAAGGACAGCAGCCGATAGTGCGAAAATTGATGTTCCGAATTTTTTTAGCTTCATATTAAATAGTTCGCTCCTTTGATTTAATCATCCTTGTCTATAATAACAAAACATTTGGCCAACTACCAGTCTATTTCTAACAAAAATAGAATTTGAAAGGTGTAGACCATTTTTTTTGGTTCTGCTATAATAAAGGCTGACATAGATTATCAATAAAGACGAAAACTTAGGAGGCAATACAAATGGGAAAATTAGGAATTTCTATTTATCCTGAACGCTCAACA from Enterococcus sp. 9E7_DIV0242 includes these protein-coding regions:
- a CDS encoding TIGR01440 family protein: MEEINTYREQLKTGLNEYFTENHLSKGSLFVLGCSTSEIIGERIGSHSTLSVGVMVIDTLLEVLRGKEVFLAVQGCEHINRALVIEREVAEHFGFELVTVVPSLQAGGAAATAAYRSFSDPVVVEHITAVGGIDIGDTSIGMHVKHVQIPVRTSVKQIGAAHTTYLSSRPKLIGGPRAVYE
- a CDS encoding DUF1576 domain-containing protein, which translates into the protein MKNESITLLHTKKEKFREKNGRLSYILLISYSLLLILIGLFSGPFPQLLTGTVNILTSPSHLLTDYIQLGSFNSAFFNSGVLTLVSVLLTKRHKLLITGPVIAALFTVSGCSFFGKNLYNSIPIIIGGYLYCRIAKKPFSSVIVVSLFGSALSPIISYITFGLSLPLVIGIPLSYAIGILLGMILPPLASHVLIFHQGFSLYNIGFTSGLIAMLFTSSLKMFGKQVETQNIISTTSNGKLMIFLAFLFTLMFITGFILNHFSFKGLKAISKTSGKLVTDFISITSVGPTLMNMAMMGFLLLLYVVISGGTLNGPILGAILSAVGFSAFGNHPLNSFPLLVGIFLTAKLSLVFQVDQTVVVMTGIFGTSLAPIAGFYGPIYGVIAGFFHMALVTNVSFLHGGLNLYNNGFSTGFVAAIMVPLLDNIFQIRKVNQHAGKRKSKKNY
- a CDS encoding TetR/AcrR family transcriptional regulator, which produces MVRRKVYTKDQILKASYNIVLKEGFSGITARNVADKMGISTQPIYLEFKNMEDLKVSLLLLIYDELETQYYNRHSVGDPVIDMGLNVIEFAKKDRKLFMYMYIDSHGYGEMLRKLSYEKLEKNIREVKKYQDLSCEVLADIYEKIWITAAGIATLLATETIIMSELEINEALKESIQKYFP
- a CDS encoding type II toxin-antitoxin system death-on-curing family toxin, producing MTCLSEELLIEVNIFCQKKTEQQVNSMYGVRDRKGLASISASVDQSVFGIDIYPTVFSKATFLWRSLTNYHCFYNGNKRTAFVTAYLFLLMNDFQLLIDTRVFYEAALAIAAGEMADEQIEELLLAQATKCKSEVRNDLEFSNVLETVYEKDAHLKKLIEELSLT
- a CDS encoding IS110 family transposase encodes the protein MSSILAFDVSKGESYKVLYQDNFCLSEGKVVHNQEGFQLLLEEIQTLPEVPEIVFEATGIYSRPLEKFCQDNKLTYCLLNPLEAKKQMEEGSLRSWKTDKFDAHKLAQTHCKNRRQPKLHQQAIYLELRELARFYQEIETKISHVRMNLHNALQLTFPELEQFFSSRITPYALSLIECFPHPAFVLASSRTKIKNRLMKTTRKRISENRAWQKADQIFIYASNSYPAVESNSVLCQKVIYYAQLLQDLLEQKNKLMEQMMNAAHPLEEFELYQTIPGIGAPTAALLIGELGDIRCFSTSNKLNAFVGIDIRRFQSGSYIGKDHINKRGNPKGRKILYFTIRNMIRQQHAASNHIVDYYYKLKKQPLPKMEKVATVACMNKLLKCMHSMVRNHTRYAYAYTASNDQ
- a CDS encoding peptidylprolyl isomerase; this encodes MKLKKFGTSIFALSAAVLLLAACGDNSKTNSSSSSSADSSSSTTKESVDLNALELPQLSTEVADNEDLIEMVTTKGSIEIKLFPEIAPKTVENFITHAKDGYYDGLVFHRVIDDFMIQGGDPEGNGTGGESIWGEPFEDEISNQLYNIRGALSMANAGPGTNGSQFFIVQNSDDMSDGLLKNEYPADIIDAYKNGGTPHLDGAHTVFGQVIKGMDVVDEIAAAEKDASDKPTEDIKIEKINILQEAK